AGAAATCGTAGGCTTTTGTGCTCCTGTAGCGACAATTAGAACATCAGCTGTAGCAATTTCAGATTGTATATCTGCATAATCTTTAACAATAAGGTTAAATTTTCCTGCTATTTTTTCGGCTTTGTCTTTGGTGCGGTTTATAAGCGTAATGTTTTCATTGCGCGTATGCTTTACGAGATTTTCACAGGTATTACGCCCTATTTTACCCGTACCAAATAGCAAAATATTCTTTTCTGAAATAAAAGGAACACGAGATAAAATATATTGTACCGAAGCAAAACTTACCGATGTTGCACCACTAGAAATGTTGGTTTCGTTTTTTATACGCTTACTGGCTTGTATTACAGAGTTTACTAAACGCTCCATAAACGGATTAACCAGTTTTAACTTTTTTGCTCTGCGAAAACCATTTTTTAACTGACTGATGATTTCAAAATCACCTAATATCTGACTGTCTAAACCGGTACCCACTTTAAAAAGATGATCTACCGCTTCTTCGTTTTTATAAGAATAAGAAACCTTTTCAAATTCCTGAATCGTTCCCTGCGTATGTTCACAAAGTAATTTTACAAGATCTAGCGGTTCTTGAGCAAAGCCATATAGTTCAGTGCGGTTGCACGTAGAAATAATACTTAGACCTTCTATGCCTTCTTCACGGGCACGTTCTAAAATGCGTTCTTGTACTGCCGTATCTACACTAAAATGACCGCGCGTCTCAGCATCTGCTTTTAAATAGCTTAAGCCAATGGCGAAAAAATCACCGGGATAAGCCGGATAAAAATGTCGTTTGCCGTTTGTATTCATAATATCGCTGGCAAAAGTATTCCGCAGCTTGTTTAAAAAATAACGCTAGACGTATCATTTTTAACGATACCCGAATAAAAAGTAGTTTTTAAGTATAAAATGCTCAAAATGCCCTAATTTAGTGAAGTAATCTAAACCTAAGATTTCCCTTTTGTTTAGAATAAATCTAAATAAAACTCCTTTTTTAGAATATGGAAGCTTTAAAAAATAACGCTCTAGGTTTGTATAGTGAGACCAATATTGAAGATGGTTTTTTTATTTTAAAATTTAATAATGATACTCCTGAAAACCAATTAATAACCCGCGAGGTTGATAGCAGTTATATCCAATTTCACTTTTGTGCAAAAGGTTCTTCCGTTTTTCAATTTAATGAAGGTAATTATAAACTTCCGTTAGGAGAAGAGCACTCTTTATTGTTGTACAATCCGCAGCGGGATTTACCCATAAATCTTGAGATTACCCCAGACAGCTGGGTGATTTCGGTTTTTATATCAATTAAAAAATTTCATTCTCTTTTTTCTCGCGAAGCAGATTTTATCACCTTTTTAAGTGATGAAAACCGAGATCGTAAATACTATAAAGATGGAAATATCTCGCCATCTATGGCGATAGTTTTAAATCAGTTAATGAATTACAATTTGCACCCTTCAATCAAGGCTTTATATTTTAAAGGGAAGGCGTATGAGCTACTAAGCCTGTATTTTAATCGGCCTTCAGAAGCAGATACAGAACAATGTCCGTTTTTGGTTGATGAAGATAATGTCGCAAAAATAAAACGTGCAAAAGATATTATCATCGCGCGTATGGCAGAGCCACCCTCCCTACAAGAACTTGCAGATGAAATTAACTTAAGTATTAATAAACTTAAGGAAGGTTTTAAACAAATCTATGGCGACTCGGTTTACAGCTTTTTGTTTGATTACAAGATGGAAGTCGCTCGGCAATTACTTGCTTCCGGTTCGCATAATGTAAACGAAGTAGGTTTAAAAATAGGGTACAGTACCGCCAGTCATTTTATAGCAGCCTTTAAAAAACAATACGGTACAACGCCTAAAAAATACATTCAATCTCTAAACTAATTTTATGAAAAATCTTTTATTGCTAGTTTTCCTTTCCTCATTGATTTTAAGTTGTAATTCGACTAAAAGTGGTGTTTTTCTGACCAAAAAAAATGTGCTGGTTTTTACAAAAACCAACGGTTTTAGACACGCTTCGATAGAACCCGGAGTTACTGCATTAAAAGAAATAGCTTCAGAAAATCACTGGGCAGTTCAGCACTCTGAAGATTCATTAATATTTAATTCTGAAAATTTAAAAAACTTTGATTTAATAGTTTTTCTAAGCACAACCGGAGATATTCTGGGAGAAGAACAACAGGTAGCTTTTCAGAATTATATGGAAACCGGGGGAAAATTCTTTGGTATTCATGCAGCATCTGATACCGAATATGACTGGCCCTGGTACGGGAAATTTATAGGAGGCTATTTTTTAAGCCATCCTGAAACTCAAAAAGCCCGTATAAAAAAAATAGAGAATCATAAGACGGTTAAAGCATTTCCGGAGTCTTTTGAGCGGGTAGATGAGTGGTACAATTTTAAAAACCTGAATCCAAATGTTCATGTAACGCTAACACTTGACGAGTCTTCTTACAAAGGCGGTAAAAATGGGGAGTACCACCCGCATGCCTGGTTTCATAAGGTAGGGGAAGGTGAAATGTATTACACGGGAGGAGGTCATACTGACGAATCATACACAGAACCTCAATTTAGACAGCATTTAGAAGATGTAATGAAATGGTTAATTAGTTATTCTAACCAATAGAAAACATCAATACACCACCTAACAACCCTTATAGCTTTTTGGTTTTAAAAAGTGGATAAGTCGTAGTTTTGTAAATCAAAAAAAAGAAAATGAAAAAAGGAGTACTTATGGTTAATCTGGGATCACCAGATAGCACAGACCCTAAAGATGTAAAAAAGTACCTTGGGCAATTTTTGATGGATGAACGCGTGATTGATTTTCCCTTGTGGGCACGCACCCTTCTAGTGAAAGGGATTATCCTAAATACACGTCCTAAAAAATCTGCTGAAGCCTATTCTAAAATCTGGTGGGAAAAAGGGTCTCCGCTCATCGTTTTAAGTGAAATGCTTCAGGAGAAAGTCGCTGATAAAGTTGACGTGCCTGTTGTATTAGCTATGCGCTACGGAAGCCCGTCTATGATGCAGGGATTACAGGAACTCAATGATCAGGGTGTTGATGAGGTATTAATACTGCCATTATATCCACAGTTTGCGATGGCGACTACAGAAACTATTTTAGTATTAGCTGAAGAATTGCGCGCAGCGCATTTTCCAAACATGCGATTTTCTGATATTCCGGCGTTTTATAACAAACCCGAATATATTGAAGTGCTTTCGCGTAGCATAGAAGAAAAAATTACAGATCTCGATTATGAGATGCTTGTTTTTAGTTATCATGGGGTTCCTGAGCGACACATACGTAAAAACGACGTTACTAAAAGTCATTGTAAAATAGATGGTTCTTGCTGTAAAACGCCATCTGCGGCACATCAATTTTGCTACCGCCATCAATGTTATGAGACCACACGTCAGGTAGCCGAAAAACTCAACTTAAAAGAAGGAACCTATTTTACCTCGTTTCAATCGCGTTTAGGGTTTGACCCGTGGTTACAGCCGTATACAGACCGCACGATAGAACGTTTTGGTAAAGAAGGTTTAAAGAAAATGGCAATTGTTACACCGGCATTTGTAAGTGACTGTTTAGAGACTTTAGAAGAAATCGCGATGGAAGGGGAAGAGATTTTTCACGAGATGGGTGGTAAAGAATTCACAACCATACCTTGTTTAAATGATCGTGACGACTGGGCGCATGTAGTAGCTACCTGGATAAATGACTGGGCACTCGTAGAACCCTCTAAAGCAATAGCATAATTTAATTCCCTCAATTCTTAATTGGGGGAATTTTCATTTAAATACATACGTTTTTGTTAAAGCCAAACAGATCTGAAGTTTTAGGTACAGAACCCATAAGTACCTTGCTTATAAAACAAGCATTACCGGCTTCAATAGGTATTCTGGTAATGTCGCTTAATATCCTGGTTGACACCATTTTTGTGGGTAACTGGATAGGTAGTATCGCAATTGCCGCTATTAATGTTGTTCTTCCGGTCTCGTTCTTTATAGCCGCTTTAGGAATGGCAATAGGGATAGGCGGCTCTTCAATTATCTCAAGAGCGTTAGGAGCAAACAATAAAGCTAAAGCATTTAAAACCTTCGGAAACCAAATTACCGTAACCGTGTTGCTCACTGTAGGAATGGTTGTTTTGGGGTTGGTTTTTATAAACGAACTTATCCCCGCTTTTGGGGGTAAAGGAGAAATCTTTGAGCCGGCTAAAGTGTATTATCGTATTGTTCTTTATGGCGTTCCGGTATTGGCGCTTTCGATGATGGGCAACAACGTTATTAGAGCAGAGGGGAAGCCCAAATTTGCTATGATTGCAATGATTATCCCTTCATTGGGGAATCTAATCCTCGATTATATTTTAATCAACATGCTAGATATGGGGATGGCTGGTGCAGCCTGGGCAACGACAGCTTCTTATATCTGCTGCTTTTTATACATTGTCTGGTATTTTTTAAGTAACCATTCAGAATTAAAAATAGATATCAGCCATTTTGGCCTCGACTGGCCTATACTTAAGGAGATGTCTGCTTTAGGTTTTGTGACACTAGCGAGACAGGCAGTGGTAAGTGTTACCTATTTGTTGATGAATAATATTCTGTTTGACCTTGGCGGCGAAGCATCTGTTACAGTCTATGGAATAATAGGTCGTATGCTTATGTTTGCTTTGTTTCCTGTGCTTGGGGTAACTCAGGGATTTCTACCTATTGCCGGGTATAACTTTGGAGCAAAAAATTATAACCGCGTACGCGAAAGTATAAAGCTCGCAATAACGTACGCTTGTGGTGTTGCACTTTTAATTTTTGCGCTAATTATGATTTTTCCCGAAGCTATCGTTTCGGTCTTTACACAAGATGCTGCTGTTTTAAGAGATACACCTAATGCTATGCGTTGGGTTTTCGCGGCTGTGCCGGTAATAGGCATTCAGTTAATAGGTTCGGCTTACTATCAGGCGATAGGTAAAGCGATTCCTGCACTCTTACTTACGTTAACCAGGCAGGGTTTTTTCTTTATTCCGCTGGTACTCATCTTGCCTAATTATTTTGGAGAATTGGGCGTGTGGATCTCGTTTCCCATAGCAGACGTGCTATCTACAATCGTCACCGCTTACTTTCTGTGGCGAGAAACACGTACAAAATTGTAGGGCTTCTCGCATGTATTGATGCGATTGCGTATTTTAGTTAGCTACAAACTAAGTTTTAAAAATATGCGATCACTTTTACTCAGGGCTTTTTGCCTAACACTCTTTATTTCAACCTTTGCTACACAGGCTCAAGATATAGATGAATCACTTTACGATGCTTTAGAATATAGACTTATAGGTCCTTTTAGAGGTGGGCGCAGTGCGGCTGTCACCGGTGTTCCTGGTAAGCCTAATTTATTTTATTTTGGCGCAACAGGTGGCGGAGTGTGGCGTACAAAAGACGGCGGTCGTAGCTGGGATAATATTTCAGATGGTTTTTTTGGCGGAAGTATTGGCGCTGTAGAAGTTGCTCCCAGTGATCCTAATATTATTTATGTAGGTGGAGGAGAAAATACGCTACGCGGAAACGTTTCTTCGGGCTACGGAATGTGGAAGACTACAGATGCCGGTAAAACCTGGCAACAAGCTGGGTTACCAAAAAGCAGGCATATTTCAAAAATACGTATTCACCCTACTAACCCAGATGTCGTGTATGCTGCTGTCTTGGGAGATATTTATAAACCTACTCAAGAACGCGGTGTTTATAAATCTACAGATGGCGGCGCAAACTGGGCTAAAGTTCTTTTTGCAAATGAAGACTCGGGAGCAATTGATTTAACTTTCGATCCTAATAATCCGCGTATTTTATATGCTTCAACCTGGCATGCGCGCAGAACACCCTACGATTTTACCAGTGGAGGTGCGGGATCTGCCCTTTGGAAAAGTACAGACAGTGGTTCTACCTGGAAAGAAATATCAGCAAATAAAGGCTTTCCCACAGATACTTTAGGGATTATAGGAGTTGCAGTTTCTCCGGTAAATTCTGAACGGGTTTTTGCTATTGTAGAAAATAAAGAAAAAGGGGGTTTGTATCGTAGTGAAGACGGTGGTGAAAACTGGTCTATGATTAACGACGATCGCAATATTAGACAGCGTGCCTGGTATTACACAAAAGTATATGCAGATACTCAGGATGAGGATGTGGTGTATGTACTTAATGTGAGTTATCACAAAAGTACAGATGGTGGTAAATCATTTGAAAGCAATAATGCACCGCATGGCGATCATCACGATTTATGGATCGCCCCAGAAGATCCTACACGTATGATTATGGGTGATGATGGTGGCGCTCAGGTAACTTATGATGGCGGTGAAACCTGGAGTACCTATCACAATCAACCTACCGCACAATTTTATAGAGTTACGACAGACAATCAGTTTCCATATCATATTTATGCGGCGCAGCAAGACAACTCTACGGTACGTATCCCGCACCGAACAGATGGTTATAGTATAGGAGAAGACGATTGGGATGAGACTGCAGGAGGAGAATCTGCACACATTGCAGTAGATCCTGAAGATGCTGATATTGTTTATGGTGGTAGTTATGATGGGTTTCTAACTCGTGTAAATCATAAAAATAACAGTGTACGCTCTGTTTCGGTTTGGCCAGATAACCCGATGGGGCACGGTGCAGAAGATATGAAATACCGTTTTCAGTGGAATTTCCCGATTATGTTTTCGCGTCACAATCCAGATGTTTTATATACGTATAGCAACAGAGTGCATAAGACCACAAACGAAGGTCAAAGCTGGGAAGTTATTAGCCCAGATTTAACTACAGATGATAAATCAAAACAGAAATCTTCGGGCGGACCAATTACGCAGGATAACACTTCGGTAGAATACTATTGTACCATTTTTGCCGCTAATGAAAGCCCTATAAAAGAGGGCCTCTTATGGACCGGTAGTGATGATGGTTTAGTTCACGTAAGTCGTGACGGCGGTGCAAATTGGGAGAATGTCACGCCTAGAGGAATGCCAGAGTGGATGATGATAAACAGTATTGAACCAAGCTATTTTGAAGAAGGCACGTGCTACATCGCAGGTACTAAATACAAGACCGGAGATTTTGCTCCGTATTTATACAAAACCACAGACTACGGAAAAACCTGGAAAAAAATTACAAACGGCATTGCTGGCGAACACTTTACACGTGTAGTTAGAGAAGATCCTAAGCAGAAAGGATTATTATACGCCGGTACCGAAACCGGAATGTATATTTCATTTGATGCAGGCGCAAACTGGAAACCCTTTCAATTAAACTTGCCTATAGTTCCTATTACAGACTTAGCCCTAAAAGACAATAACCTCATTGTGGCAACACAGGGTAGAAGTCTGTATATCATTGATGACTTGAGTGTTTTACACCAGTTGAATAGTTCTTCAAAAACTGATGCTGTAAAATTATTTAAGCCCAAAGACACTTATAGAATGGATGGCGGAAGTCGTAAAAATGCTAACGACTCGGGAACAAATCACCCTGCAGGAGTAATGACTTATTTTTATTTACCGGAATACGATGCAAAAAAAGACAGTATTACGCTTACCTATTTTGACGCTAAAAATGATACTATTAAATCGTATAACAACAAGGATAAAAAAGATAAGCTTGAAGTAGAAAAAGGAGCTAATCAATTTAACTGGGATATGACTTACAAAGGTGCAGAGCGTCTTGATGGTATGATCTTATGGTGGGCAAGTACCGAAGGACCCAAGCAAATTCCTGGAAACTACACCGTAAAACTAAATGTAAATGGTACAGATTATAGTGCGCCGTACAAAGTAGTTGCCGACCCGCGGAGTGAATCAACTTTAGCAGATATGCAGGCACAATTTGATTTTATAACTGATGTGAATGAAACGGTAGACCACGCACATCAAAGCATTAAGAAAATACGCAACATCAATGATCAGCTGAGTGCTTTTGAGAAGCAGTATAAAGATAACGAAGCAACTAAAGATTTACGAGACAAGTCTAAAAAACTGCGTGAAGATCTTGAAGAGATTGAGAAAGCCTTGTATCAAACTAAAAACCGAAGCGGTCAGGATCCTTTAAATTTTCCGATTAGATTAACAAATAAACTGGCGCATTTAAATTCGTTAGTAAGTATGGGAGACTTTGCACCTACAGATCAGGATATCGCTGTTAAAAATGAACTTACTCAGCAAATAAACACCCAGTTAACGAGGTTTGATAAGCTTGTAAGCGATGAGGTGACTGCCTTTAACGCAGATTTCAATGCGATGCAATTAAATTATTTATTTATACAGGAAGATTAGTTTTTAAAAACATTCTCCTTTAAATGATGGGGAAGTAATTTTGAATAAAATGAGGGGTGGTTCAGTTTAGTTTATAGCTATTTTGATGCTCCCCTTTTTTATTCAACGATATATTAGGTTTATTTTTACCCTATGGAATACTACAATTACCTAAAATCCCTGCATCTTATTTTTATAGTAACCTGGTTTGCGGGACTTTTTTACGTGCCGCGCCTGTTTATGTATCAGATTGAAGCTTCAGAAAAACAAGAGCCAGACCGCAGTATTTTAGGTGATCAACTTGCCTTAATGACTAAGCGCCTTTGGAAGATTATTACCTGGCCTTCGATGATTTTAGCAAGTATTTTTGCATTTGGAATGTTACATATTAGCCCGGGACTTTTAGAGCTTCCGTGGATGCAAATTAAACTGGGGTTTGTGGTTTTACTGTATGCATATCATTTCAAAAATCATCAGATTTATAAGCAGTTGCAAGCCGGTAATTTTAAGTATACCACAAAATTTATGCGCATCTGGAATGAGGGTCCTACACTTATTCTCTTTGCCGTAGTATTTTTAGTAATAACAAAAAGTGCAACCAACTGGATTTGGGGTTTAGCAGGGCTATTAACGCTTGCGATACTTCTTATGCTAGGAATAAAACTATATAAAAGCATACGCGAAAAAAACCCGAACGCCTGACGGCGCGATTTTTGATACCTTCTAACCCATGAAATTTAACAAGCTTTCGTTACGCCTGCGCATCTTTTTTGGGATGGTTTTCCTCATTCTGGGAGCTTCGATTCTCATTGGGATTATTAGTGTTGTACAATACAAAGAGGAAGCAAAAGAATATCACCGCGATCGCTTGTTGCGCAAAGAAGATCAGATTAGAGCAGAGATAGATTACGTTTTGGACCAGACTTCTTATGAGATAACCGCAAATAACCTCCCTAATATTTTAAGATGGCAACAGAACATATACCGCATTGCAGATGTTCACGAGTTGCCTATTAATATCTACGATCTAAAAGGACACCTTTTATTAAAATCTAAAGACGGCTTTGTTTCAGATACCTTAGAAACAGCGCTCACACCTAAAATTCTAGATGGTTTAGCTAATTCTCCCACAAAACGTTGGGTCGAACAATTAGAGATAGACGGTGTAAAATATACCTCGTCATACACCTACATCAACGACAATAAGTTTAAGCCGCTTGCGATAATGAATCTACCCTATATACAGGATGATGATTTTATAACCCGCGAGCTCGATGAGTTTCTGCGTAGACTTGCAGAAGGCTATTTGTTTATGCTGCTTATTGCTACAGCATTATCCTATTTTCTATCGCGTTACATTACACGTAGCTTAAAAACCATAGGTGATAAAATGATTGAGACGCGTCTTGACAAGCGCAATCAGCGTATTGAGATTGACGATGCCAGTGAAGAAATTAACAACCTCGTGCAGTCTTATAACGGGATGATAGACGAACTCGAAAACTCTGCAGCGCAACTTGCACAAAGCGAGCGGGAGGCAGCCTGGCGAGAGATGGCAAAACAGGTAGCACACGAGATTAAAAATCCGTTGACACCTATGCGCTTAACCGTACAAAGTTTTCAACGCAGATTTGATCCTGAAGATCCTGATATTCACAAAAAGTTAGATGAGTACAGCAAAACCTTGATTCAGCAGATAGACACGATGAGTTCTATAGCAGAGGCTTTTTCTAACTTCGCTAAAATGCCTGCGCAGCAAAATGAAACGTTGAATGTGGTTTTTGTAACTAAGCTCGCGCTCGATATTTTTACAGAACCTTATTTGACTTTTGTTTCGGAAGAGGAAGAGATTACCGCAAAATTTGACCGTACCCAGTTGATTCGGGTGATTACAAATCTTGTTAAAAATGCTACTCAGGCGACCGAAGATACTCCAGATCCTAAAATACGGGTTGAGGTAAAGCGGGAAGACGGTATGGTATGTATTTTGGTTTGCGATAATGGTCATGGTATTTCAGAAGATCTTGCAGAAAAAGTTTTTGAACCTAAATTCACCACAAAATCAAGTGGAATGGGACTAGGACTGGCGATGGTTAAAAATATCGTGGAAACCTATAACGGAACCATTACCTTTACTTCTAAATCGGAACGAGGAACTGTTTTTAAAGTGTCTTTTCCGCAGGCAATTGTCTAAAAACTAAATAGTATAATCATGAATTTTGAAAATCTTATTTATGAAGTCGATGATCAATTGGCTATCATAACCATAAACAGACCAAAAAAACTAAACGCACTTAATAAAGAAACCATTCAGGAATTGCACGACGCGTTTGCAGAAGCTGATAGCGATCCTAATATTGGAGTAATCATCTTAACCGGAAGCGGAGAAAAAGCATTTGTTGCCGGCGCAGATATTAGTGAGTTTTCAGATTTTGAAGAAGAGCAAGGCGCTCTTTTAGCACGTAAAGGTCAGAAATTATTATTTGACTTTATCGAAAACCTAAGTACACCGGTAGTTGCTGCAATTAACGGTTTTGCATTAGGTGGCGGTCTAGAATTAGCAATGGCGGCTCACATACGTATCGCCAGTGATAATGCACGAATGGGTCTGCCCGAAACTTCGCTGGGTTTAATACCAGGTTATGGGGGCACACAGCGTTTACCGCAGTTAGTAGGTAAAGGCCGCGCTTTTGAAATGATTATGACTGCCAGTATGATTAATGCAGATCAAGCATTACAATATGGTCTTGTGAATCACGTAACAATGCAAGAAGAGTTAATGTCTCACGCAGAAAAATTAGCGGCTAAGATTTTAGATAACTCCGGCGTTGCGATTGCTACAGCAATAACAGCAGTTAACGCAGGTTTTAAAGCGGGTGTTAACGGTTACGATGTAGAGATTGAAGGTTTTGGTGCTTCTTTTGGTACTGAAGATTTTAAAGAAGGAACTTCAGCATTTTTAGAAAAACGAAAAGCAGAGTTTCCCGGAAAATAAATAGATACGCTAGTCTGAACTTGTCAAAGACTCATAAACAAAAAAACCGCTTTTTAGCGGTTTTTTAATTTTAATAAAGCCCTTATTATCAGCACAAAAAAGTTCTGATATCCCGTAAATCACTTCTGTAAACAAGTATATTTGTTTGGATATAAGGAGTTAGCAACAAGGCTGAAAAAACATCGAGATAAAAATAAAAATTAGGAGTTCATCAAATGATAGATAAAAAAACACTCGGATTTTTAAAAAAATTAACTTCCAATAATTCTAAAGAATGGCTGGACGAAAATAGGTCGGATTATAATTTTGCGAAAGATGATATCTTAAATATGACCCAAACTCTTATCAATTCGGTATCTGAATTTGATTTAGGAATTGCAAAAGCGGACTTAAATCCAAAAAAGTGTATTACAAGACTAAATCGAGACTTGCGATTCTCTAAAGACAAAACACCGTATAAAACGGGCTATTACATTGTGCTGAATCGGAACGGAAAAAACAGTCCTTGTGCTTTCTACTATGTGCATATTGAACCGAATAATTGTTTTGTAGGAGGTGGAGTTTATAATCCGCAATCTTCCGAACTGAAAAAAATAAGAAGTGAAATTAACGCTTCCTTCGACGAATGGAATAAAATTATCAATAACAAAGATTTCCAAACAAAATTTCCAAGTGGAATCCATAATTCTGGAACTCTTGTCAGAAGTCCTAAAGAATTTGAAGATGACAATCCTGCAATCGAATTTCTAAAAATGAAAGGATTTTATACACAGGAACCAATATCGGATAAGGAAATTCAATCGAACCAGATTTCGGAAAAAATCCTTGATTATTTCGTAACAGTTAAACCTTTGGTGGATTATTTAAACGTTGCAATTGAGGAATAGTATGCAAAGCCCAGTTGCTAACAATGTATATAAAAAATAGCGCAAGTCTTTGCTAACACTAAGGCTTGGGCATTTTTGGAAAGTCGCCAAATATTTAAAATTGACGATTTTAAATAAAAAGATAAATAGTAAAATTTAAAAATTCGGCTTGTGTTTAATCCGAAGATTAACAGCTTATTTTCAGCGCTACTTTTCATATACGGAGCCGTTGTGGTGCATTTCTCACTCGAATCAACAAAATGAAAAATTTAATAATTATAATTTTTATTCTATCACTTTTTTCTTGTTCGAAAAGATTCAAACCAGCTACAAATGAGAATGAATATTTTGTATTAACTGAATTAAATACAAAAGACACTTTATTCAGAATTTCAAAAAATGAGTTTTATGAAATGGGAGATGATTTTGCTTTTGTGAATCGAAAAGGAGATACTATAATTTCATCTAAAAAAATATACTTCACATTTAAAGATACTATTACAACATTCGGAATTGTACTTGAAAAAGAAACTTATGATTTAATTGGAATAAATCGGAAAGGAGAAAGAATTTTTGAAGTATATATTTATGACAATGGACCTGATTATATTTCTGAAGGTTTATTCAGAATTAAGAAAAATGGAAAAATTGGTTTTGCGAATGAAAAAGGAGAAATTATAATCAAACCGCAATTTGAATGTGCTTCGAATTTTGAGAATGGAATTGCATCAGTAACTTACGATTGTTATTTGTATTATGACTTGGATGAACATTTACGTTCTGAAAGTGAAAGTTGGTTTGAAATAGATAAAACTGGAAAACGAATTGAATAAAAAAACGACACCACGACAACATATATAATTTATTGCTAGTTCTAGCCTACTTACGAAAATCCTCGCGGATTTTCTATTCGGTTTGTATTTGCTAATTTAGTTGCTGAAACACGCAACGAAATCATACACAAACACGTTGGCAAACATTTGAATGAAAATCGTACCCCGAATTCAAGAACTTAACGGACCAACTCAAAATTCAATAATTAAAAATAATCTACGAAATGAAAACTAAAAAACTAATTTTTTCATTAATTCTAGGAATAATCTTCTCTAACAGTTATTCCCAAATATCTGCATCCTTTTATCAGAATGAATCAAACTCTAAAATTGCAATTGGGTACGAATTTAACGACACATTATGGACGGACTTTAGATTATATTCTGGAACAAATATTGAAAATATAACACCAGAAATAGTCCTGAATTATAATTTAGTGAAAAAAGAAAAATATGAAACATATATCGGAGCTGGAATTGTATTAAATAATATTAATGGAATAGTTATACCTATTGGAATCGGAATTAAACCATTTGAGAGTTTGAAAAACTTATCATTTAATATTGAATTAAATCCGTTATATGAAATTGACTTTGAAGACGTTTTTATTCGTGGATTTATTGGAATTAGGTACGTTGTGAAATAAAAAACTAATGCTAACAAAGAGAGGGGATTATCAATGTTGACAAAATCTAACACTTCAGCGTATATCATAACCTTAATCCTCTCTTTGTTCTTTCTGATTTATACTATCAATTTAAAGAGAATCAAACTTAAGCCGTTTATAATTTATTGCTAGTTCTAGCCTACTTACGAGAGTCATCGCGGACTTTCTATTCGGTTTGTATTTGCTAAATTAGTTGCTGAAAAACGCAACGAAATCATACACAAACACGTA
The sequence above is a segment of the Leeuwenhoekiella sp. MAR_2009_132 genome. Coding sequences within it:
- a CDS encoding DUF2461 domain-containing protein → MIDKKTLGFLKKLTSNNSKEWLDENRSDYNFAKDDILNMTQTLINSVSEFDLGIAKADLNPKKCITRLNRDLRFSKDKTPYKTGYYIVLNRNGKNSPCAFYYVHIEPNNCFVGGGVYNPQSSELKKIRSEINASFDEWNKIINNKDFQTKFPSGIHNSGTLVRSPKEFEDDNPAIEFLKMKGFYTQEPISDKEIQSNQISEKILDYFVTVKPLVDYLNVAIEE
- a CDS encoding WG repeat-containing protein, giving the protein MKNLIIIIFILSLFSCSKRFKPATNENEYFVLTELNTKDTLFRISKNEFYEMGDDFAFVNRKGDTIISSKKIYFTFKDTITTFGIVLEKETYDLIGINRKGERIFEVYIYDNGPDYISEGLFRIKKNGKIGFANEKGEIIIKPQFECASNFENGIASVTYDCYLYYDLDEHLRSESESWFEIDKTGKRIE